Proteins from a single region of Undibacterium sp. KW1:
- the ugpE gene encoding sn-glycerol-3-phosphate ABC transporter permease UgpE — translation MIERRPFLGMFSHFILILGVSLVAFPIYVAFVAATQTAEQSAMAPMSLIPGDQLWVNLQAVLGSGTSGNVATNPVGRMMWVSLVSALMIAIGKISISMLSAFALVYFRFPGRTLFFWMIFVTLMLPVEVRISPTYKVVSDLSMLNSYAGLTVPLIASATATFLFRQFFLTVPDELAEAARIDGAGPLRFFKDILWPLSRTNVIALFVIMFIYGWNQYLWPLLVSTEQNMYPIGVGIKRMIAGGDAAVEWNMVMATLLLAMLPPGLVVVVMQKWFVKGLVDSEK, via the coding sequence GCCACTTTATCCTGATACTTGGTGTCAGCCTGGTGGCATTTCCCATCTATGTCGCTTTTGTTGCCGCTACCCAGACGGCAGAACAATCAGCAATGGCACCTATGTCCCTGATCCCGGGTGATCAGCTCTGGGTCAACCTGCAGGCAGTGCTGGGCAGTGGTACATCGGGTAACGTCGCTACCAACCCGGTAGGGCGCATGATGTGGGTCAGCCTGGTGTCTGCACTGATGATCGCTATCGGCAAGATTTCGATTTCCATGTTGTCTGCCTTTGCGCTGGTGTATTTTCGCTTTCCTGGCCGCACACTGTTTTTCTGGATGATTTTTGTGACTCTGATGCTGCCTGTCGAAGTGCGTATCAGCCCGACTTATAAAGTGGTATCTGACTTGTCCATGCTCAACAGCTACGCCGGGTTGACGGTGCCACTGATCGCCTCGGCGACTGCGACCTTTCTATTCAGGCAGTTTTTTTTGACAGTTCCAGATGAACTGGCAGAAGCTGCCCGCATAGACGGTGCAGGCCCCTTGCGCTTCTTCAAGGACATACTGTGGCCGCTGTCGCGCACCAATGTGATTGCCCTGTTTGTCATCATGTTCATCTATGGCTGGAACCAGTACTTGTGGCCTTTGCTGGTCTCAACAGAACAGAATATGTACCCGATAGGCGTAGGCATCAAGCGCATGATTGCTGGCGGTGATGCCGCAGTCGAATGGAATATGGTGATGGCGACTCTGCTGCTGGCGATGCTGCCACCTGGGCTGGTGGTGGTCGTTATGCAGAAGTGGTTTGTTAAGGGTTTAGTGGATTCAGAAAAATAA
- a CDS encoding sn-glycerol-3-phosphate import ATP-binding protein UgpC, giving the protein MAQLHFKNVTKTYGKGDKAVAVIHGISMDINHGEFIVMVGPSGCGKSTLLRMVAGLEEITSGDIVIGDRVVNNLEPKDRDIAMVFQNYALYPHMSVYQNMAYGLKIRGFSKADIETRVQKAAQILELGALLDRTPRQLSGGQRQRVAMGRAIVREPAVFLFDEPLSNLDAKLRVQMRLEIQRLHKALGTTSLYVTHDQVEAMTLGQRMIVMNGGVAEQIGTPAEVYATPATTFVASFIGSPPMNLLRGKLTESGRQMQIGQTLVSLPLVQSEAERVANRELVLGVRPEHLFVGMPGLPLEVQLVESLGADLLVHGLCGGEPVVIRTPAGTVVEAGQRTTAGFAADVVHWFDPVTTKRI; this is encoded by the coding sequence ATGGCACAACTACATTTTAAAAACGTCACCAAAACTTACGGCAAGGGCGATAAGGCCGTTGCTGTCATCCATGGTATTTCCATGGATATCAATCATGGTGAATTCATTGTCATGGTGGGCCCTTCTGGCTGCGGTAAATCGACGCTGTTGCGCATGGTCGCAGGGCTGGAAGAAATTACTTCTGGCGATATCGTCATTGGCGACAGGGTGGTCAATAATCTGGAACCCAAGGACAGGGATATCGCCATGGTGTTCCAGAACTATGCGCTGTACCCGCACATGAGCGTGTATCAGAACATGGCCTATGGTTTGAAGATACGCGGCTTTTCCAAAGCCGATATTGAAACCCGGGTACAAAAAGCGGCGCAGATACTGGAGCTGGGGGCATTACTGGACAGGACTCCGCGCCAACTCTCTGGCGGCCAGCGCCAGCGCGTAGCCATGGGCCGCGCCATCGTCCGTGAACCGGCAGTTTTTTTATTTGATGAACCGTTGTCAAACCTGGATGCCAAACTGCGGGTGCAGATGCGCCTGGAAATCCAGCGCCTGCACAAGGCACTGGGCACCACCAGTCTGTATGTCACGCATGACCAGGTCGAGGCCATGACCCTGGGCCAGCGCATGATAGTCATGAATGGTGGCGTGGCCGAACAGATAGGTACGCCGGCAGAAGTGTATGCGACACCGGCCACGACTTTCGTCGCCAGTTTCATCGGTTCACCACCAATGAATCTCTTGCGTGGCAAACTGACTGAGAGCGGCAGGCAGATGCAGATAGGCCAGACGCTGGTGTCACTGCCGCTGGTACAGAGCGAAGCAGAGCGCGTCGCCAACCGTGAGCTGGTACTGGGTGTGCGTCCAGAACATTTGTTCGTAGGCATGCCTGGCCTGCCACTGGAAGTACAACTGGTAGAGTCGCTGGGGGCAGATTTGCTGGTGCATGGTCTTTGCGGTGGTGAACCCGTGGTCATACGTACGCCTGCGGGCACGGTAGTAGAGGCAGGTCAGCGTACGACAGCAGGTTTTGCTGCAGATGTCGTGCACTGGTTTGATCCTGTTACCACCAAACGCATTTGA